AATATACCCGTTCGAAAGTGCGTAAGGCGCTTCCGAAGGAGTTTTCTTATATCATTCAGGAACTATTGCACGAGTCGTCGGACGAGCCCAACAAATCGGCTTATGTCGACCAGATCATCAAAACGATCATCTCGACCGGGCGTGCTAAAGACTTCATCATCGCCATGTGTAACCTGATACAGCGGCTGACGATCGATGTCCTGCATGTGATCGGCGATATATACGACCGTGGTCCGGGTGCCCATATCATCATGGATACACTTTGCGACTACCATCATTTCGATATCCAGTGGGGAAACCACGATGTCCTGTGGATGGGGGCGGCCTCGGGGAATGCAGGCAGCATTGCCAATGTGATCCGTATGTGTCTGCGCTTCGGAAACCTGACAACCCTGGAGGACGGCTACGGTATCAACCTGTTGCCGCTGGCTACCTTTGCGATGGATACGTATGGGGACGATCCCTGCGAACTGTTTATGCCGAAAAGCAACGGCTCCGATACGGTGTTCGATGAGAAGACCACCCGGCTGATCTCACAGATGCACAAGGCGATTACAATCATTCAGTTCAAGCTGGAGGGTGAAATCATCCGCCGCCGTCCCGAGTTCGAGATGGACGACCGCCTGTTGCTTCACCATATCGACCTGAAACGGGGCGTCATCAATCTAGATGGGAAAGAATACGAGCTGAAAGACAAGAACTGGCCTACGCTCAACCCGAAAGATCCTTACGCCTTGTCTATCGAGGAAGAAGACCTGATCCGCCGGATACAGCATTCGTTCGAATACAGTGAAAAACTGAAAAAACATATGCGCTGCCTTTTCCGTCATGGTAGCATGTATCAGGTTTGTAATTCGAATCTTTTGTTCCATGCTTCTGTACCGATGAATACCGACGGTACACTGAAGAGCGTTCGTGTCAATGGGCAGGAGTATAAAGGGAAGGCTTTGCTGGATAAGGTCGACCAGTTGATCCGTACGGCTTATTTCGATTCGGAGGATTCTCCGGAGAAGGATTTCGCACTGGATTATATCTGGTATCTTTGGGGAGGAAAAGACTCTCCGCTGTTCGATAAGAGCAAGATGGCGACTTTCGAACGTGCCTTTATCGACGATAAAGAGGTGCAGAAGGAGGAGAAAGGGGCTTATTATACCTTGCGTGAAGAAGAAAAGATATGCGACATGTTGCTGGATGAGTTTGGTGTGACGGGCGTACATCGCCATATCATCAACGGCCATGTGCCGGTACGTTCCATCCAGGGAGAAAATCCGATCAAGGCGAACGGGAAACTGTTGGTGATCGACG
This is a stretch of genomic DNA from Parabacteroides chongii. It encodes these proteins:
- a CDS encoding fructose-1,6-bisphosphatase, whose product is MTKDITPEYVLGDLRYLQLLARSFPTIADASTEIINLEAILNLPKGTEHFMSDIHGEHQAFNHVLKNASGAIKRKVNEIFSNTLRDYEKKELCTLIYYPEQKLELVKCKESDLDDWFLITLNQLVRVCRNVSSKYTRSKVRKALPKEFSYIIQELLHESSDEPNKSAYVDQIIKTIISTGRAKDFIIAMCNLIQRLTIDVLHVIGDIYDRGPGAHIIMDTLCDYHHFDIQWGNHDVLWMGAASGNAGSIANVIRMCLRFGNLTTLEDGYGINLLPLATFAMDTYGDDPCELFMPKSNGSDTVFDEKTTRLISQMHKAITIIQFKLEGEIIRRRPEFEMDDRLLLHHIDLKRGVINLDGKEYELKDKNWPTLNPKDPYALSIEEEDLIRRIQHSFEYSEKLKKHMRCLFRHGSMYQVCNSNLLFHASVPMNTDGTLKSVRVNGQEYKGKALLDKVDQLIRTAYFDSEDSPEKDFALDYIWYLWGGKDSPLFDKSKMATFERAFIDDKEVQKEEKGAYYTLREEEKICDMLLDEFGVTGVHRHIINGHVPVRSIQGENPIKANGKLLVIDGGFSKAYHPETGIAGYTLVYHSRGFQLVQHEPFLSTDQAIKEGRDIRSTTIVVELSSHRQMVKDTDKGADLQRQIQDLEKLLYAYRNGFIKEKERSEY